In Ischnura elegans chromosome 6, ioIscEleg1.1, whole genome shotgun sequence, one genomic interval encodes:
- the LOC124160455 gene encoding uncharacterized protein LOC124160455 has product MATPPSDAESALQVNRVSMKLPPFWPDRPALWFAQLEIQFTLAGITSDKTMFMYAVAQLDNKYAIEVEDVITSPPETGRYAKLKDEILHRLSASRETRLRQLVEHEELGDRKPSQLLRHLRTLAGESVPDEFIRSLWMSRLPPSTQTILATQDSVELSSVANLADKIHEVGPRPHVASASMTSEVEALTRRMEELARQVSSLSQALGSANTSTRRPRSRSRSRGNHQRNRSQSAPRNPTWCWYHDTFGARASKCREPCTYAAENAEGSR; this is encoded by the coding sequence ATGGCGACTCCACCTTCAGACGCCGAATCCGCTCTCCAGGTAAATCGAGTGTCCATGAAACTCCCTCCCTTTTGGCCCGATAGACCTGCGTTGTGGTTCGCGCAGTTAGAAATTCAGTTTACCCTCGCGGGAATCACAAGTGATAAAACAATGTTTATGTACGCCGTGGCTCAACTAGACAATAAGTACGCCATAGAAGTAGAGGATGTAATAACTAGTCCGCCCGAAACCGGCCGTTATGCGAAATTAAAGGACGAAATCCTTCATCGCCTTTCCGCATCTCGAGAGACGCGGCTGCGGCAGTTGGTGGAACACGAGGAGTTGGGGGACCGGAAGCCATCGCAGCTTCTGCGCCACCTGCGGACGCTTGCTGGAGAATCTGTCCCGGACGAATTCATCCGATCATTGTGGATGAGCAGGTTACCCCCCAGCACCCAGACCATCCTGGCGACCCAAGATTCGGTGGAATTGAGCAGCGTCGCCAACCTGGCCGACAAAATTCACGAGGTGGGTCCCCGGCCACACGTGGCCAGCGCCTCGATGACGTCGGAAGTGGAAGCGCTCACGAGGAGGATGGAAGAGCTCGCCAGGCAAGTGTCTTCCCTATCTCAGGCGTTAGGGTCAGCGAATACTTCCACGCGTCGCCCCCGTTCCCGCTCCCGCTCCAGAGGAAACCATCAGAGGAACCGCAGTCAATCGGCGCCGCGGAACCCAACGTGGTGCTGGTACCACGACACGTTTGGCGCCAGAGCGAGTAAGTGCCGGGAGCCGTGCACCTACGCGGCGGAAAACGCGGAGGGCAGTCGCTGA